Proteins encoded by one window of Actinocorallia herbida:
- a CDS encoding CGNR zinc finger domain-containing protein — MIFTHDTEHALDVMVDLVNSAADGAEGLPDLAALAVFVDGTGASDVPPLTAADLAEVRALRARFREIFDAPETARVVPLINGLLAEVRTAPYLTDHDGHGWHVHYFAQGSRIGEHLAVDCGMALAYVAAAGELDRLSSCAAEGCDRVLVDLSRNRCRRFCDSRTCGNRAHVAAYRARRRAG; from the coding sequence ATGATTTTCACCCACGACACCGAGCACGCCCTCGACGTCATGGTGGATCTGGTCAACAGCGCCGCCGACGGCGCCGAGGGACTGCCCGACCTCGCCGCGCTCGCCGTGTTCGTCGACGGCACGGGGGCCAGCGACGTGCCGCCGCTGACCGCGGCCGACCTCGCGGAGGTGCGGGCGCTGCGCGCGCGGTTCCGGGAGATCTTCGACGCCCCCGAGACCGCGCGGGTGGTTCCGCTGATCAACGGGCTCCTCGCCGAGGTGCGCACCGCGCCCTACCTCACCGACCACGACGGGCACGGCTGGCATGTGCACTACTTCGCGCAGGGCTCCCGGATAGGCGAGCACCTGGCCGTCGACTGCGGGATGGCGCTCGCCTACGTCGCGGCCGCGGGCGAGCTCGACCGGCTGAGCTCCTGCGCGGCCGAAGGCTGCGACCGGGTCCTGGTGGACCTGTCGCGCAACCGCTGCCGCCGCTTCTGCGACAGCCGCACGTGCGGCAACCGCGCCCACGTCGCCGCGTACCGGGCGCGCCGTCGCGCGGGATAG
- a CDS encoding RtcB family protein, which translates to MPFTTLPGGSASIRMWADPETVEQQALEQLRNVAALPWVHGLAVMPDVHYGKGATVGSVIAMRGAVSPAAVGVDIGCGMTAVKSSLTVEDLPEDLGPLRAKVERVLPVGRGMHRGEVDPSGIAGLRERGWYEFWKSFDELHPAVRREMGRARKQMGSLGGGNHFWELCADDAGAVWVVLHSGSRGIGNQLAEVHIEAARNLPHNQDLPDPDLAVFLTGTPKMAAYRHDLFWAQEYARRNRAMMLALTVNAVVAQFRGRKVRWEEPISCHHNYVAEEEYDGVEVIVTRKGAIRAGRGDLGIIPGSMATGTYIVRGLGNATAFNSASHGAGRRMSRNQAKKRFTVEDLAEQTKGVECRKDSGVIDEIPGAYKDLESVMAAQSDLVEVVAHLRQLICIKG; encoded by the coding sequence ATGCCATTCACGACGCTTCCCGGCGGATCCGCTTCGATCCGCATGTGGGCCGACCCGGAAACGGTCGAGCAGCAGGCGCTGGAGCAATTGCGGAATGTCGCGGCGCTGCCGTGGGTGCACGGTCTGGCGGTCATGCCGGACGTCCACTACGGAAAGGGCGCGACGGTCGGCTCGGTCATCGCCATGCGCGGTGCGGTGTCGCCCGCCGCGGTCGGCGTGGACATCGGCTGCGGCATGACGGCGGTCAAGAGCTCCCTGACGGTGGAGGACCTGCCGGAAGACCTCGGGCCGCTGCGCGCCAAGGTCGAGCGGGTCCTTCCGGTCGGGCGCGGGATGCACCGCGGCGAGGTCGATCCCTCCGGGATCGCGGGCCTGCGCGAGCGCGGCTGGTACGAGTTCTGGAAGTCCTTCGACGAGCTCCACCCGGCCGTGCGCCGGGAGATGGGCCGGGCCCGCAAGCAGATGGGCTCGCTCGGCGGCGGAAACCACTTCTGGGAACTGTGCGCCGACGACGCCGGCGCGGTCTGGGTGGTGCTGCATTCGGGTTCGCGCGGCATCGGCAACCAGCTCGCGGAAGTGCACATCGAGGCGGCCCGAAACCTCCCGCACAACCAGGATCTACCCGATCCGGACCTCGCGGTATTCCTTACCGGAACCCCCAAGATGGCGGCTTACCGGCACGATCTGTTCTGGGCGCAGGAATACGCCCGGCGGAACCGGGCGATGATGCTCGCACTGACGGTCAACGCCGTGGTCGCGCAGTTCCGGGGCCGCAAGGTGCGGTGGGAGGAGCCCATCTCCTGCCACCACAACTACGTCGCCGAAGAGGAGTACGACGGCGTCGAGGTGATCGTCACCCGCAAGGGGGCGATCCGGGCGGGCCGGGGCGATCTCGGCATCATCCCGGGCTCGATGGCGACGGGCACCTACATCGTGCGGGGCCTCGGCAACGCCACGGCGTTCAACTCCGCGTCGCACGGCGCGGGCCGGCGGATGAGCCGGAACCAGGCCAAGAAGCGGTTCACCGTCGAGGACCTGGCCGAGCAGACCAAGGGCGTGGAGTGCCGCAAGGACTCCGGCGTCATCGACGAGATCCCGGGCGCCTACAAGGACCTGGAGTCGGTCATGGCGGCGCAGAGCGATCTCGTGGAGGTCGTGGCGCATCTTCGGCAGCTGATCTGTATCAAGGGCTGA
- a CDS encoding PaaI family thioesterase → MSEQMSGDGVIRVADLPEADRAFIRDELRRNTPLHHLLALEVVEIGARHAVVSMPVREEAFNSTGNLHGGAIATLIDVAAGTAAARGSGFRPGEQSLVTADLHVRYLGRPNGDTVFAYAEVIKAGRQLVIVECRVKDPEDRIVATADFSMMIVPLRPSLRPVADAKPHDPDL, encoded by the coding sequence ATGAGCGAGCAGATGTCGGGCGACGGGGTGATCAGGGTCGCCGACCTCCCGGAGGCCGACCGGGCCTTCATCCGCGACGAACTGCGCCGCAACACCCCTTTGCACCACCTCCTCGCCCTGGAGGTGGTGGAGATCGGGGCGCGGCACGCGGTGGTGTCGATGCCCGTCCGGGAGGAGGCCTTCAACAGCACCGGCAACCTCCACGGCGGCGCGATCGCCACGCTCATCGACGTCGCGGCGGGCACCGCGGCGGCGCGGGGCAGCGGGTTCAGGCCGGGCGAGCAGAGCCTGGTCACGGCCGATCTGCACGTGCGGTACCTGGGCAGGCCCAACGGCGACACGGTCTTCGCGTACGCCGAGGTGATCAAGGCTGGGCGCCAGCTCGTCATCGTGGAGTGCCGGGTGAAGGATCCCGAGGACCGCATCGTGGCCACCGCCGACTTCTCGATGATGATCGTGCCGCTGCGCCCGTCGCTGCGCCCCGTCGCCGACGCGAAGCCGCACGACCCGGATCTGTGA
- the mobA gene encoding molybdenum cofactor guanylyltransferase has translation MSTVQTDGAGSPGAPYDAVILAGGAARRFGGQDKPGALVGGVPLIERVANAVADASRTIVVGPVRPGMEAVFVHEDPPGSGPVPALRAGLQIVSAPRVVLLAADLPFLTAPVVAGLLAHPNAVLVDAGGRDQWLTGAWETDTLRTALETYGGGSLRGLLDPLSPVRVTADEHWSDCDTPEDLARAEERLR, from the coding sequence GTGAGCACAGTGCAGACGGACGGCGCGGGAAGTCCCGGCGCGCCCTATGACGCGGTGATCTTGGCCGGCGGGGCCGCGCGAAGGTTCGGCGGACAGGACAAACCAGGCGCCCTGGTCGGCGGTGTGCCGCTGATCGAGCGGGTGGCGAACGCCGTCGCCGACGCCTCCCGCACGATCGTCGTCGGACCCGTGCGGCCCGGCATGGAGGCGGTGTTCGTGCACGAGGACCCGCCGGGCTCAGGACCGGTGCCCGCCCTGCGCGCGGGCCTCCAGATCGTCTCCGCGCCCCGTGTGGTGCTCCTGGCGGCCGACCTGCCCTTCCTCACCGCCCCGGTCGTCGCGGGCCTCCTGGCGCACCCCAACGCCGTCCTGGTGGACGCGGGGGGCCGGGACCAGTGGCTGACGGGCGCGTGGGAGACCGACACGCTGCGGACCGCCCTGGAGACGTACGGGGGCGGCTCGTTGAGGGGCCTGCTCGACCCGCTCTCCCCGGTCCGGGTCACGGCCGACGAACACTGGTCGGACTGCGACACGCCCGAGGACCTGGCCCGGGCCGAGGAGAGGCTGCGTTGA
- a CDS encoding CehA/McbA family metallohydrolase: MPDDHLCDDHCLPGGLPAPVAAALALYRGIVAREGANWNESALSLYGPLVPYLRHVSHVELLASPVLAGLRAGLSLDDAIDTAPTRDMPAAFRDALDGRVPDGVAVLTLTDEGVRFLGPETPQPVLSGEPFALLVVVESAVSEAIEVAPLGTVQPGGCLAGTLDAREGPLLVGGREVALPETVRETAKARLRLRSPEPCRWSVLSPEGRGWFPEGMLRKWDAHGRAYFHGSDVLLDVPAEELTVIAARGMDFSSATARVSPSEGETLLVELDPAPARDPAAAGWYGGDLHLHLNFAGDQVAGPADAARMQAGEALHVLNPLAANATTDFVFDREALTAWAGRDLPWSAPEGPASPGSPPRRCVQGPGVGLLGSPPPGRIARMGAEYRNDLLGHVASFGAEGEPSHYYSGHPASGRPADRPSVTAMCAEIHARGGIVTWAHPLGSDTPDPLDALFQGVRSCAARELVVAAALGLVDGLDVLTHLSCTGTARMYRRLLGAGVRLAVTAGTDVMLSYGRLATYSNPPGWARVYARLDGPLSLPAYQDAIRAGRTFATNGPWLALDVAGHGPGERAAAESGHWLRVRATVTGPRNRVRIYDAEGVVAEGEGEVEVAYDVRHPTYLVAEAEGPAVPEILDPRGAYAHTSPVHVDVSGRTVARAEDLRWCLRWIERLGALLAERARDPDPALPALLERAASVYRDRLPGLGP; this comes from the coding sequence ATGCCCGACGATCACCTGTGCGACGACCACTGCCTGCCCGGCGGCCTGCCCGCACCCGTGGCGGCCGCGCTCGCCCTCTACCGCGGGATCGTCGCGCGGGAGGGGGCGAACTGGAACGAGTCGGCCCTGTCGCTGTACGGGCCGCTCGTGCCCTATCTACGGCATGTCTCGCATGTCGAACTGCTCGCCTCGCCCGTCCTCGCCGGGCTGCGCGCGGGCCTCTCCCTGGACGACGCGATCGACACCGCGCCGACGCGCGACATGCCCGCGGCGTTCCGCGACGCGCTGGACGGCAGGGTGCCGGACGGGGTGGCGGTCCTCACCCTGACCGATGAAGGGGTGCGCTTCCTCGGGCCGGAGACGCCGCAGCCCGTCCTGTCCGGAGAGCCGTTCGCGCTGCTCGTCGTCGTGGAGTCGGCGGTTTCGGAAGCCATAGAGGTGGCGCCGCTCGGGACCGTCCAGCCGGGAGGGTGCCTCGCGGGGACGCTGGACGCGCGCGAGGGGCCGCTGCTCGTCGGGGGGCGGGAGGTGGCGCTGCCGGAGACCGTCCGGGAGACGGCCAAGGCTCGGCTGCGCCTGCGGTCGCCGGAGCCGTGCCGGTGGAGCGTGCTCAGCCCTGAGGGGCGGGGCTGGTTCCCGGAAGGCATGCTGCGCAAGTGGGACGCCCACGGCCGCGCCTACTTCCACGGCTCGGACGTGCTCCTGGACGTCCCGGCCGAGGAACTGACGGTGATCGCAGCCCGAGGCATGGACTTCTCTTCCGCGACGGCCAGGGTCTCGCCCTCCGAGGGCGAGACCCTGCTCGTGGAACTCGATCCCGCGCCCGCCCGGGACCCCGCGGCCGCCGGATGGTACGGCGGCGACCTGCACCTGCACCTCAACTTCGCGGGCGACCAGGTCGCCGGGCCCGCCGACGCGGCCCGGATGCAGGCCGGGGAGGCGCTGCACGTGCTGAACCCGCTCGCGGCCAACGCCACCACGGACTTCGTCTTCGACCGGGAGGCCCTCACGGCCTGGGCAGGCCGCGACCTGCCCTGGTCAGCGCCGGAGGGCCCGGCTTCGCCGGGGAGCCCGCCACGGCGTTGTGTTCAGGGGCCCGGTGTCGGGCTCTTGGGCAGCCCGCCACCGGGCCGGATCGCCCGGATGGGCGCGGAGTACCGGAACGACCTCCTCGGGCATGTCGCGTCCTTCGGCGCGGAAGGCGAGCCCTCGCACTACTACTCGGGGCACCCCGCGTCGGGGCGGCCCGCCGACCGGCCGTCGGTCACCGCGATGTGCGCGGAGATCCACGCGCGCGGCGGAATCGTCACCTGGGCGCACCCGCTCGGATCCGACACGCCCGACCCGCTCGACGCGCTCTTCCAGGGGGTGCGGTCGTGCGCGGCGCGGGAACTGGTCGTGGCCGCCGCCCTGGGCCTCGTGGACGGCCTCGACGTCCTGACCCACCTGTCGTGCACCGGGACCGCCCGCATGTACCGCAGGCTCCTCGGCGCGGGCGTGCGCCTCGCCGTCACGGCGGGCACGGACGTGATGCTCTCCTACGGTCGGCTGGCGACCTACTCCAACCCGCCGGGGTGGGCCCGCGTCTACGCCCGCCTGGACGGCCCGCTCAGCCTGCCCGCCTACCAGGACGCCATACGCGCGGGCCGCACCTTCGCCACGAACGGCCCGTGGCTGGCGCTCGACGTCGCCGGACACGGGCCGGGGGAGAGGGCCGCCGCGGAATCGGGCCACTGGCTGAGGGTCCGTGCCACCGTGACGGGCCCGCGCAACAGAGTCCGGATCTACGACGCCGAAGGAGTCGTCGCCGAGGGGGAGGGAGAGGTGGAGGTCGCCTATGACGTCCGCCATCCGACTTACCTGGTCGCCGAAGCCGAGGGCCCGGCCGTGCCCGAGATCCTCGACCCGCGAGGCGCCTACGCGCACACCAGCCCCGTCCACGTGGACGTCTCGGGCCGGACCGTCGCCCGGGCCGAGGACCTGCGCTGGTGCCTGCGCTGGATCGAGCGCCTCGGGGCGCTGCTGGCCGAGCGGGCCCGCGACCCCGACCCGGCCCTCCCCGCACTGCTGGAGAGGGCCGCGTCGGTCTATCGCGACCGCCTGCCGGGACTCGGCCCCTGA
- a CDS encoding GDP-mannose 4,6-dehydratase — MDTEVDNLFFHTISCVVLDGPCLRAHQRGVPLTRRALITGITGQDGSYLAEHLLEQGYEVWGLVRGQANPHVARLRKHIGDVKITTGDLLDQGSLISAVERVQPDEVYNLGAISYVPMSWQQAELTAEVTGMGPLRVLEAIRVVSGISSSRTTEPRAQIRFYQASSSEMFGQVRETPQSELTPFHPRSPYGVAKTYGHFITQNYRESYGMFAVSGILFNHESPRRGAEFVTRKISLGVARIKLGLATELRLGNLDARRDWGFAGDYAKAMRMMLTQETPEDYVIGTGVTRSVRELVELAFGTAGLDWERHVVLDDRYTRPAEVDLLCADPKKAREQLGWEPDVSFEQLVAMMVESDLELLSSSNRPDEEPFSPDHW, encoded by the coding sequence ATGGACACGGAGGTAGATAACCTCTTCTTTCACACAATTAGTTGTGTTGTTCTTGACGGTCCGTGCCTCCGGGCACATCAGAGGGGGGTTCCGCTGACCAGGCGAGCGCTCATCACCGGCATCACCGGGCAGGACGGGTCCTACCTCGCCGAGCACCTGCTCGAGCAGGGGTACGAGGTCTGGGGTCTCGTGCGCGGCCAGGCCAACCCCCATGTGGCGCGGCTCCGCAAGCACATAGGAGACGTCAAGATCACCACGGGTGACCTGCTGGACCAGGGATCGCTGATCTCCGCGGTCGAGCGCGTCCAGCCGGACGAGGTCTACAACCTCGGCGCGATCTCCTACGTCCCGATGTCCTGGCAGCAGGCGGAGCTGACGGCCGAGGTCACCGGGATGGGTCCGCTGCGCGTGCTGGAGGCCATCCGGGTCGTCAGCGGGATCAGCTCCTCGCGGACCACCGAGCCCCGGGCGCAGATCCGCTTCTACCAGGCGTCCTCCTCGGAGATGTTCGGCCAGGTCCGGGAGACGCCGCAGAGCGAGCTGACCCCGTTCCACCCGCGCAGCCCCTACGGCGTGGCCAAGACCTACGGGCACTTCATCACCCAGAACTACCGCGAGTCCTACGGCATGTTCGCGGTCAGCGGGATCCTGTTCAACCACGAGTCGCCGCGGCGAGGGGCCGAGTTCGTCACCCGCAAGATCAGCCTCGGCGTCGCGCGGATCAAGCTGGGCCTCGCCACCGAGCTGCGCCTGGGCAACCTCGACGCGCGGCGCGACTGGGGCTTCGCCGGGGACTACGCCAAGGCGATGCGGATGATGCTCACCCAGGAGACGCCCGAGGACTACGTGATCGGCACCGGCGTCACCCGCTCGGTCCGCGAGCTGGTCGAGCTGGCGTTCGGCACCGCGGGGCTGGACTGGGAGCGGCATGTCGTCCTGGACGACCGCTACACCCGGCCCGCCGAGGTCGACCTGCTGTGCGCCGACCCCAAGAAGGCGCGCGAGCAGCTCGGCTGGGAGCCCGACGTGTCCTTCGAGCAGCTCGTGGCGATGATGGTCGAGTCCGACCTCGAACTGCTGTCCTCCTCGAACCGCCCCGACGAGGAGCCTTTCAGCCCCGACCACTGGTAG
- the folP gene encoding dihydropteroate synthase — translation MAVVNRTPDSFFDKGATFGFDAAMAAVDRAVADGAEVIDIGGVKAGPGDEVDVKEELRRVVDTVAAVRERHPSVVISVDTWRAEVGDAVARAGADLLNDTWGGPDPELAAVAAEHGLGLVCAHAGRQQPRTRPHRVAYDDVVADVIAHVTAEAERAVGLGVRPDGILIDPAHDFGKNTRQSLEISRRLNEMVATGWPVLVAVSNKDFIGEALGRPVDKRGVGTMAVLGVSAHLGARMFRVHDVAGARQALDHVVALGLAPRP, via the coding sequence ATGGCCGTGGTGAACCGCACGCCCGACTCGTTCTTCGACAAGGGCGCCACCTTCGGCTTCGACGCGGCCATGGCCGCGGTGGACCGGGCGGTCGCCGACGGGGCCGAGGTGATCGACATCGGCGGTGTCAAGGCGGGTCCGGGCGACGAGGTGGACGTCAAGGAGGAGCTGCGCAGGGTCGTCGACACCGTCGCGGCGGTCCGGGAGCGGCACCCGTCGGTCGTGATCAGCGTGGACACCTGGCGGGCCGAGGTCGGCGACGCCGTCGCGCGCGCGGGCGCCGATCTGCTCAACGACACCTGGGGCGGCCCCGACCCCGAGCTCGCCGCCGTCGCCGCCGAGCACGGCCTCGGCCTGGTCTGCGCGCACGCGGGCCGCCAGCAGCCCCGCACCCGGCCCCACCGGGTCGCCTACGACGACGTGGTCGCCGACGTGATCGCCCATGTGACCGCCGAGGCGGAGCGTGCCGTCGGACTCGGCGTGCGGCCCGACGGCATCCTCATCGACCCCGCCCACGACTTCGGCAAGAACACCCGCCAGTCCCTGGAGATCAGCCGCCGCCTCAACGAGATGGTGGCCACCGGGTGGCCGGTTCTGGTCGCGGTGTCGAACAAGGACTTCATCGGCGAGGCCCTCGGCCGCCCCGTGGACAAGCGCGGGGTGGGCACGATGGCCGTCCTCGGCGTCTCCGCCCACCTCGGCGCCCGCATGTTCCGCGTCCACGACGTGGCCGGGGCCCGCCAGGCCCTGGACCATGTGGTCGCGCTGGGGCTCGCCCCGCGCCCCTAG
- a CDS encoding Lrp/AsnC family transcriptional regulator, protein MLDAVDSVLVRELQRDGRATFQALADRVGLSRTAVRARVQSLLEHGVVRVVGIVHARVIGASAVGHLAVTSAGPARETAREVAKHPAVCFTGLTTGERSVLAEARARDDVALADAVDEIRQLPGVAAVEVFRSAEVVKDAHSVVRRLGDVALDDIDWRLLQELQRDGRAPYTRLAGIIGLSQAATRARVVRLMRSGVIQVTGLADPAALGSQELAAFGVVVGGSVRRAAKEIGALDGVRYLSAGFGRFDLMGRAEAGSAVGLVDVLDAVRAIGHVRELDSWQVLEIVKESYAAELPDRA, encoded by the coding sequence TTGCTGGACGCAGTGGACTCCGTGCTGGTCCGCGAACTCCAGCGGGACGGCCGGGCGACGTTCCAGGCTCTCGCGGATCGCGTCGGGCTCTCCCGCACGGCGGTCAGAGCCCGGGTGCAGAGCCTTCTCGAACACGGCGTCGTCCGTGTCGTAGGCATCGTGCACGCCCGGGTCATCGGGGCCAGCGCAGTCGGTCATCTCGCCGTCACCAGCGCAGGCCCCGCCCGTGAGACGGCGCGCGAAGTGGCCAAACATCCCGCGGTCTGCTTCACGGGCCTCACCACCGGAGAGCGGTCGGTCCTCGCCGAGGCGCGGGCCCGCGACGACGTCGCGCTCGCCGACGCCGTCGACGAGATCAGACAGCTCCCCGGCGTGGCGGCCGTGGAGGTGTTCCGCTCGGCAGAGGTCGTCAAGGACGCCCACTCGGTCGTGCGAAGACTCGGCGACGTCGCGCTCGACGACATCGACTGGCGCCTCCTCCAGGAGCTGCAGCGCGACGGCCGCGCCCCCTACACCCGGCTCGCCGGGATCATCGGACTGTCCCAGGCGGCCACCAGAGCGCGTGTGGTCCGCCTGATGCGCTCGGGGGTGATCCAGGTGACGGGCCTGGCCGATCCGGCCGCCCTGGGCAGCCAGGAGCTCGCCGCGTTCGGCGTCGTGGTCGGCGGGTCGGTGCGGCGCGCGGCCAAGGAGATCGGCGCGCTCGACGGGGTGCGGTACCTGTCGGCGGGTTTCGGCAGGTTCGATCTCATGGGCCGGGCCGAGGCCGGCTCGGCCGTCGGACTCGTCGACGTCCTCGACGCGGTGCGGGCCATCGGGCACGTCCGCGAGCTGGACTCCTGGCAGGTGCTGGAGATCGTCAAGGAGTCGTACGCGGCGGAACTGCCGGACCGCGCGTGA
- a CDS encoding LysR family transcriptional regulator, translated as MNLRQLRYVVATADHGTMTSAAQALYVAQPALSRAVRELERELGIELFARSGRGVVLTAAGEQVVRQARIALEAVDAIEAVTRGQGRGSELRIAATPTLEPELTARLLPRFARDQPAVKVRVVRCDGREAVGAAVRSGQADLAVTDLPVPGDLAAHPFDQREVVLISPPALKLRDPVSPAAMEGLRLIVPTRGTARRAELDAMLGAIGANVVVAVESDERSAWPGWVRAGRGSLLWYRNQVEDTEGLVVRSLMPPVTRTIGLVHAHRPLPQVAREFLAYAKEHGS; from the coding sequence ATGAATCTGCGGCAGCTGCGCTACGTCGTGGCCACCGCCGACCACGGCACCATGACGTCGGCGGCACAGGCGCTTTACGTCGCTCAACCAGCTCTCTCCCGGGCCGTGCGGGAGCTGGAGCGTGAACTGGGGATCGAGCTGTTCGCCAGATCGGGACGGGGGGTGGTGCTGACCGCCGCGGGGGAGCAGGTGGTGCGCCAGGCGCGCATCGCGCTGGAGGCGGTCGACGCCATCGAGGCGGTGACGCGCGGGCAGGGCCGGGGGTCGGAGCTGCGCATCGCCGCGACGCCCACGCTGGAACCGGAGCTGACCGCCCGGCTCCTGCCGAGGTTCGCCCGCGACCAGCCCGCGGTGAAGGTGCGGGTGGTCCGCTGCGACGGGCGCGAGGCGGTCGGCGCGGCGGTGCGGTCCGGGCAGGCCGACCTCGCCGTCACCGACCTGCCGGTGCCGGGCGATCTCGCGGCCCACCCGTTCGACCAGCGCGAGGTGGTCCTCATCTCGCCGCCCGCGCTGAAGCTGCGCGACCCGGTGTCACCCGCGGCGATGGAGGGCCTGCGCCTGATCGTGCCGACCCGCGGCACCGCGAGACGGGCCGAGCTGGACGCGATGCTCGGCGCGATCGGCGCGAACGTCGTCGTCGCGGTGGAGTCCGACGAGCGCAGCGCCTGGCCCGGCTGGGTGCGCGCGGGGCGGGGCTCCCTGCTGTGGTACCGCAACCAGGTCGAGGACACCGAGGGCCTCGTGGTGCGCTCCCTCATGCCTCCCGTGACCCGCACCATCGGCCTGGTCCACGCCCACCGCCCCCTCCCTCAGGTGGCGCGGGAGTTCCTGGCCTACGCCAAGGAGCACGGGAGCTAG
- the moaA gene encoding GTP 3',8-cyclase MoaA, producing MLLDGHGRQATDLRVSLTDRCNLRCSYCMPPEGLDWLPKAEVLTDDEVVRLITIGVERLGITEVRLTGGEPLLRRGIVDIVARAAALTPRPEVSLTTNGIGLAKVAGALREAGLARVNVSLDTLDRDVFRKLAHRDRLSDVLDGMAAAASAGLTPVKVNAVLLRGVNEGDAVPLLRYCLEHEYELRFIEQMPLDAQHGWQRETMVTAEEIHARLETAFTLTPLPSADRGSAPAERFAVEGGGLSGRVGVIASVTRPFCGSCDRVRLTADGQIRNCLFAREESDLRAALRGGASDAEIAERWAAAVRGKKAGHGIDDPSFLQPDRPMSAIGG from the coding sequence GTGCTGCTCGACGGGCACGGCAGGCAGGCCACCGACCTCAGGGTCTCACTCACCGACCGGTGCAATCTGCGCTGCTCGTACTGCATGCCGCCCGAGGGGCTGGACTGGCTGCCCAAGGCCGAGGTCCTCACCGACGACGAGGTGGTCCGGCTCATCACGATCGGCGTCGAGCGCCTGGGCATCACCGAGGTCCGCCTGACCGGCGGGGAGCCCCTGCTGCGCCGCGGGATCGTCGACATCGTCGCCAGGGCCGCCGCGCTGACGCCGCGCCCGGAGGTCTCCCTGACGACCAACGGCATCGGCCTGGCCAAGGTCGCCGGCGCGCTGCGCGAGGCGGGCCTGGCCCGGGTCAACGTCTCCCTGGACACCCTCGACCGCGACGTCTTCCGCAAGCTCGCGCACCGTGACAGGCTTTCCGACGTCCTCGACGGGATGGCGGCCGCCGCGTCGGCCGGGCTCACGCCGGTCAAGGTCAACGCGGTGCTCCTGCGGGGCGTCAACGAGGGCGACGCGGTCCCGCTGCTGCGGTACTGCCTGGAGCACGAGTACGAGCTGCGCTTCATCGAGCAGATGCCGCTGGACGCCCAGCACGGCTGGCAGCGGGAGACCATGGTCACCGCGGAGGAGATCCACGCCCGGCTGGAGACCGCCTTCACCCTGACGCCCCTGCCGTCGGCGGACCGGGGGAGCGCGCCCGCCGAGCGGTTCGCGGTCGAGGGCGGAGGGCTCAGCGGGCGCGTGGGCGTCATCGCCTCGGTCACCCGCCCGTTCTGCGGGTCCTGCGACAGGGTGCGGCTGACGGCCGACGGCCAGATCCGCAACTGCCTGTTCGCCCGCGAGGAGTCCGACCTGCGGGCGGCGCTGCGCGGCGGCGCCTCGGACGCCGAGATCGCCGAGCGCTGGGCGGCCGCGGTGCGCGGCAAGAAGGCGGGCCACGGGATCGACGACCCGTCCTTCCTCCAGCCCGACCGCCCGATGTCCGCGATCGGCGGCTGA
- a CDS encoding DUF6457 domain-containing protein codes for MNEWLAEASSALGLDPSVLDRDLVLDLTKDVAHAVARPAAPLTAYLLGVAVGRGADPVEAAERLSALARAREGAEG; via the coding sequence TTGAACGAATGGCTGGCCGAGGCGAGTTCGGCCCTGGGCCTGGATCCGTCGGTCCTGGACCGCGATCTGGTGCTGGACCTGACCAAGGACGTGGCCCACGCCGTCGCCCGCCCCGCCGCTCCGCTCACCGCCTACCTGCTCGGCGTGGCCGTCGGGCGGGGCGCCGATCCCGTGGAGGCGGCGGAGCGGTTGAGCGCGCTCGCGCGGGCTCGTGAGGGCGCCGAAGGCTGA